CGCCCTGACCGAATTTGCCCGTGACAAGTTCATCGCGGGTGGGCTGCCGGCCGAACGCATCGCGGTCAAGCCCAATTTTCTGGAGGCCAGCCCCGGCCCTGCTGCCGGCGATGGAGGCTATGCGCTGTTCGCGGGGCGGCTGGTGCCGGAGAAGGGTGTGGAGACCCTGCTGCGGGCCTGGGCCACCCTGGGCGGGACCGTTCCACTGAAGATCCTGGGTGACGGTCCACTGGCTCCCCAGGTGGAGGCGGCCACGCGCCAGCTGCCTGGAGTCAGCTGGCTGGGTCAGCGTGACCGCGCGGAGGTGCTGCAGCTGATGCAGGAGGCTGCCTTTCTGGTTTTGCCCTCCGAATGGTACGAGGGTTTTCCCATGACCCTGGTCGAGGCCTGGGGCGTGGGGCTTCCGGTTGTGGGGAGTGAACTTGGGGCGTTGGGCGCATTGATCGAGCCGGGGCGCACGGGTCTGCTGTTCCATCCGGGAGACGCTGACGATCTGGCCGCCCAGGTGCTGTGGCTGTGGAACCACACGATGGAACGCCAGCAGATGCGTCAACTGGCCCACAAGACGTTTCAGGCCTCCTACACTCCCGAACGCAACCATGAGCAGTTAATGGCTATCTATGCGGGCGCACTGGAGCATTTTGACAGTACTGCCTGGCGCTGAGCAGCGATGATTGCGCCCAGTTCAGTGGGAGCGGCCTTGAAGTTTTGCCCATCATCGCCTGGACATATGGTCGGAGAGGCCAGGAAAGAATGTACAGGTGGGGCATTGATATCAGTCTGGCGCATTCAGTTCTTTCGGTTTGTTGGGTGGGAATCCCATCCTCGGTCCATCGCGCAGTTGGGCGACGAACATCTTCTAATCCATAACACGATTATTCTTCATCCATGGTTTTTGCATCTGTGCCTGTAGGCCCGGTGATTCGCGTTGGTTACGGGGAGGACGCGCACCGACTGGCGGCAGGACATTCCCTGATTCTGGGCGGCGTCCCTGTGCCGGATGCCGCGTTCGGAACCGTGGCCCACAGTGATGGTGACGCCGTATTGCATGCGGTGGCTGACGCGCTGCTCTCAGGAGTGGCACTTGGAGACATCGGGGATTACTTTCCCGATACCGATCCCCTGTGGGCTGGCTTGGATTCGCGCGCAATCCTGGGCCGGGTGCTGGAACTGGTGCGTGAACGGGGGTACACCCCGGTCAACATCGCCCTGGTCGTCACAATGGACAAGCCCCGGCTAGGACCGCTCCGCGCCCAGATTGCCAGCAACGTGGCCGCTCTGCTGGGCCTGAGTGAAAGCGAAGTTGGAGTTAGTTTCAAGACTTCCGAGGGCCTGGCCCCAGCCCACGTTCAGACGCGCGTCACCGCGCTGCTCACACAACTGCAGGATTGAATGACACCCCTACTGCGTGTGGTGC
This sequence is a window from Deinococcus humi. Protein-coding genes within it:
- a CDS encoding glycosyltransferase family 4 protein, with protein sequence MRVLVVHNFYQQAGGEDVVFRAETALLRRHGHDVQTFMVSNDVIGQTPRLRAAAQTLWNARMGQQIEHLVREHGSEIVHFHNTFPLLSPAVYGGARTAGAAVVQTLHNFRLLCANGLFFRDGHVCEDCLGQLPLSAVRHRCYRDSLSASTVVAAMQTVHHAAGTYRDGVDAYIALTEFARDKFIAGGLPAERIAVKPNFLEASPGPAAGDGGYALFAGRLVPEKGVETLLRAWATLGGTVPLKILGDGPLAPQVEAATRQLPGVSWLGQRDRAEVLQLMQEAAFLVLPSEWYEGFPMTLVEAWGVGLPVVGSELGALGALIEPGRTGLLFHPGDADDLAAQVLWLWNHTMERQQMRQLAHKTFQASYTPERNHEQLMAIYAGALEHFDSTAWR
- the ispF gene encoding 2-C-methyl-D-erythritol 2,4-cyclodiphosphate synthase, producing MVFASVPVGPVIRVGYGEDAHRLAAGHSLILGGVPVPDAAFGTVAHSDGDAVLHAVADALLSGVALGDIGDYFPDTDPLWAGLDSRAILGRVLELVRERGYTPVNIALVVTMDKPRLGPLRAQIASNVAALLGLSESEVGVSFKTSEGLAPAHVQTRVTALLTQLQD